A stretch of the Uranotaenia lowii strain MFRU-FL chromosome 3, ASM2978415v1, whole genome shotgun sequence genome encodes the following:
- the LOC129754853 gene encoding cAMP-dependent protein kinase inhibitor beta-like isoform X1, with product MPNTVLEHPIRKQKLSKKISRLKVLNILKLVGEMDKMKESAPGESGVGGGGGGGPGGGAGVGGDGSGSGTGEGDDVHTEFYNTGRIGRRNALPDILGTHCTTTTADLPTQLGALSTSDCPAKQTSTTATSNEAAANPSTSSGGS from the exons ATGCCGAACACAGTGTTGGAGCATCCGATTCGGaaacaaaaactatcaaaaaaaatAAGCCGTTTGAAAG TGTTGAACATTCTCAAGCTCGTTGGCGAAATGGATAAAATGAAGGAATCGGCACCCGGTGAAAGTGGTGTGGGTGGCGGCGGTGGCGGAGGACCAGGTGGTGGTGCAGGCGTTGGAGGTGACGGGTCAGGAAGCGGAACTGGTGAAGGTGACGATGTTCACACCGAATTCTACAATACCGGTCGCATTGGGAGACGTAACGCGCTGCCGGATATTCTGGGCACGCATTGCACTACCACGACGGCCGATTTGCCAACACAACTAGGAGCTCTGTCGACATCTG ATTGTCCTGCAAAACAAACCAGCACAACAGCCACCAGCAATGAAGCTGCAGCCAATCCCTCCACCAGTAGTGGTGGATCGTAA
- the LOC129754853 gene encoding cAMP-dependent protein kinase inhibitor beta-like isoform X2 translates to MDKMKESAPGESGVGGGGGGGPGGGAGVGGDGSGSGTGEGDDVHTEFYNTGRIGRRNALPDILGTHCTTTTADLPTQLGALSTSDCPAKQTSTTATSNEAAANPSTSSGGS, encoded by the exons ATGGATAAAATGAAGGAATCGGCACCCGGTGAAAGTGGTGTGGGTGGCGGCGGTGGCGGAGGACCAGGTGGTGGTGCAGGCGTTGGAGGTGACGGGTCAGGAAGCGGAACTGGTGAAGGTGACGATGTTCACACCGAATTCTACAATACCGGTCGCATTGGGAGACGTAACGCGCTGCCGGATATTCTGGGCACGCATTGCACTACCACGACGGCCGATTTGCCAACACAACTAGGAGCTCTGTCGACATCTG ATTGTCCTGCAAAACAAACCAGCACAACAGCCACCAGCAATGAAGCTGCAGCCAATCCCTCCACCAGTAGTGGTGGATCGTAA